A genome region from Candidatus Microthrix parvicella Bio17-1 includes the following:
- a CDS encoding alkaline phosphatase family protein, which translates to MARPTAANALDHVVVLMFENRSFDNLLGRLYQPGEVESFEGVLGKDLSNPIPGWAEDAGKGFVPYGLASTMDTPNPDPGEELPHVNTQLFNVLDDGNRGLVTPEKTFNVPSAGAQPTMDGFVADYISMLEAELGRAPKFTEYSQIMVGYSPEQMPVLSGLARGFATFDHWFCEVPSCTFTNRSFFHAGTASGYVVNTTPTDSFPVHNTAETLFDRLDAAGLTWRIYCDPPSHYSLTGVIHAARLHPRFATNFFSTEQFYADAERGELPTYSFIEPQIIGFNHNDMHPPFSGLLSAVAKAGGITEPDQLNFDNPSSLIAGEDLLDRIYRAVRDASSTTGSNFLNTTLLVTFDEHGGTYDHVPPPAAVPPDGSGPGQFGFNFDRSGVRIPTVAISAWIPERTVVTDEYRSTSLLSTMRERWDLGAPLTARDADARSFAGVSSLTVPRPQENWPDVVARPVPVLPPSAQSLDAQLGLLGMSLVQAVLGLGAGLGASVPSLDPRAPLTGTDALALAHDVLGDVFPAMRS; encoded by the coding sequence GTGGCCCGACCGACAGCAGCGAACGCACTCGACCACGTCGTGGTCCTGATGTTCGAGAACCGTTCCTTCGACAACCTGCTCGGCCGGCTCTACCAGCCCGGTGAGGTCGAGTCGTTCGAGGGAGTCCTCGGCAAGGACCTGTCGAACCCGATTCCAGGGTGGGCCGAGGATGCCGGCAAGGGCTTCGTTCCCTACGGACTCGCCTCGACCATGGACACTCCGAACCCGGACCCGGGTGAAGAGCTGCCCCATGTGAACACGCAGTTGTTCAATGTGCTCGACGATGGCAATCGCGGCCTGGTGACCCCGGAAAAGACCTTCAACGTGCCGTCTGCTGGAGCCCAGCCGACCATGGACGGGTTCGTTGCGGACTACATCAGCATGCTCGAAGCCGAGCTCGGCCGAGCGCCCAAGTTCACGGAGTACTCCCAGATCATGGTGGGCTACAGCCCCGAGCAGATGCCGGTCCTGTCCGGTCTGGCGCGCGGGTTCGCCACGTTCGACCATTGGTTCTGCGAGGTGCCGTCGTGCACGTTCACCAATCGGTCGTTCTTCCATGCAGGCACCGCGTCGGGCTACGTCGTAAACACGACGCCGACCGACTCGTTCCCCGTGCACAACACCGCTGAGACGCTGTTCGACCGACTCGACGCTGCAGGACTCACATGGCGGATCTACTGCGACCCACCATCGCACTACTCCCTCACGGGCGTCATCCACGCGGCGAGGCTCCACCCTCGGTTCGCCACCAACTTCTTCTCCACGGAGCAATTCTACGCCGACGCCGAGCGCGGTGAGCTGCCCACCTACTCGTTCATCGAGCCCCAGATCATCGGGTTCAACCACAACGACATGCACCCACCGTTCAGCGGTCTGCTCTCGGCGGTGGCGAAGGCGGGCGGCATCACCGAACCCGATCAGCTGAACTTCGACAACCCGTCCTCGTTGATCGCCGGCGAGGACCTGCTGGACCGCATCTACCGGGCCGTTCGGGATGCATCCAGCACGACGGGTTCCAACTTCTTGAACACCACCCTCCTCGTGACCTTCGACGAGCACGGCGGCACTTACGACCACGTCCCCCCGCCCGCAGCCGTACCGCCCGACGGATCCGGGCCCGGCCAGTTCGGCTTCAACTTCGACCGTTCCGGTGTACGTATACCGACCGTCGCGATCTCGGCCTGGATCCCCGAGCGGACGGTCGTGACCGATGAGTACCGCTCGACGTCGCTGCTCTCCACGATGCGCGAGCGATGGGACCTCGGCGCACCGCTCACCGCACGCGATGCCGACGCCCGGAGCTTCGCTGGGGTCTCGTCGCTGACCGTGCCGCGACCGCAGGAGAACTGGCCCGACGTCGTCGCTCGCCCCGTCCCCGTGTTGCCTCCATCAGCCCAATCGCTTGACGCCCAACTCGGACTCCTCGGCATGTCCTTGGTCCAAGCTGTGCTCGGCCTCGGGGCAGGGCTCGGAGCGTCGGTTCCATCCCTCGACCCACGCGCTCCGCTGACAGGTACCGACGCCCTCGCGCTCGCCCACGACGTCCTCGGCGACGTCTTCCCGGCGATGCGTTCCTGA